In a genomic window of Gloeothece verrucosa PCC 7822:
- a CDS encoding LIC_10190 family membrane protein, with product MLYFIGIWILLIFVCLLIGTALLNILQASSFKRTGDRFIAAVWLGLVALSISLLAVSLVFPLSPLVGLLLAISLIFFSLQSSGTRTELIALRSRLSWSLICRFLTLELAVAAFMTQPITWIDTGLYHLGAIRWLAEYGMVPGLALIHFRFGWTSSWFALAAPLNWNIFNYQTVAVTNGLAFLIFLLHFIISLTHIFTNKIRFADIFITIFNFIAFPLLIFRTLPFIKGKSIMAQILISPSPDILILLLTGVIAWTILIISDQSYLRTGASENKTYLMDERVIPLFLSIGAVSMKLTAIPILLVTSFFYLFKKPLSIQRFLILILIIFLLLSPMLIFGVMTSGCPLSPSTFMCVNLPWSPLSLNTTALSTQKIGVDWALLGRPSDGDNFWLWILWKWSKSSILNLIIILLNFIAVIGVFLGLFFINKKSLLGAIWVLLIGIVGMIIIFKQAPELRYGIGYFILIPTLIAAIFFDKIFLNIKAQVNWQKFLLAPSNFLVKKYFNKPMFFVGLATVFCIQGIAQSRLFLPPALPTVELAKAQINDIEYVYPSPLSALCWGSQLPCTLGPIPINIQLRDPSKGISAGFVYVKKES from the coding sequence ATGCTTTATTTTATAGGTATTTGGATATTACTTATTTTTGTCTGTTTATTAATAGGAACAGCCCTACTTAATATCTTGCAAGCTAGTAGTTTTAAACGCACGGGAGATCGCTTTATAGCTGCTGTTTGGCTAGGATTAGTCGCTCTGTCAATTTCGCTTCTCGCAGTTTCTTTGGTTTTTCCTCTATCGCCTTTGGTTGGCCTTCTACTCGCTATTAGTTTAATTTTTTTCTCCCTACAGTCATCTGGTACACGAACTGAATTAATTGCTTTGCGTTCAAGGCTTTCTTGGAGCTTAATTTGCCGATTTCTGACTTTAGAGTTAGCTGTGGCGGCTTTCATGACTCAACCCATCACTTGGATTGATACAGGCCTTTATCACTTGGGAGCTATTCGCTGGTTAGCTGAATATGGAATGGTACCGGGTCTAGCTTTAATTCATTTTAGGTTCGGTTGGACTTCCTCTTGGTTTGCTTTAGCCGCGCCTTTAAATTGGAATATATTTAATTACCAAACAGTTGCCGTGACAAATGGTTTGGCATTTTTGATTTTTCTTTTGCATTTTATTATTAGTTTGACTCATATTTTTACTAATAAAATACGATTTGCTGATATTTTTATTACTATTTTTAATTTTATCGCTTTTCCTTTATTAATTTTTAGAACTTTGCCTTTTATTAAAGGAAAAAGCATAATGGCACAAATTCTTATTTCGCCTTCTCCTGATATATTAATTTTATTATTAACCGGCGTTATAGCTTGGACAATTTTAATAATTTCAGATCAGTCTTATTTAAGAACAGGGGCCAGTGAAAATAAAACTTATCTGATGGATGAGCGCGTTATTCCTTTATTTTTATCCATAGGGGCAGTGAGCATGAAGCTGACCGCTATTCCTATTTTATTGGTAACAAGCTTTTTTTATCTTTTTAAAAAACCCTTAAGCATTCAGCGATTTTTGATTTTAATTCTGATTATTTTTCTGTTACTTTCGCCCATGCTGATTTTTGGAGTGATGACATCTGGATGTCCGTTGTCTCCTTCAACTTTTATGTGCGTCAATCTTCCTTGGTCACCACTTTCTTTAAATACAACCGCTCTCTCTACCCAGAAAATAGGTGTTGATTGGGCATTGCTTGGCCGTCCTTCTGATGGGGATAATTTTTGGTTGTGGATACTCTGGAAGTGGTCAAAATCTTCAATATTAAATTTAATTATTATTTTACTAAACTTTATAGCGGTTATAGGAGTATTTTTGGGACTATTTTTTATTAATAAAAAGTCCTTATTAGGAGCAATTTGGGTTTTATTAATAGGAATAGTAGGTATGATTATTATTTTTAAACAAGCTCCTGAGTTGAGGTATGGTATAGGTTATTTTATCTTAATTCCTACTTTAATTGCTGCAATTTTCTTTGATAAAATTTTTCTGAATATTAAAGCTCAAGTTAACTGGCAAAAATTTTTACTAGCTCCGTCTAATTTTTTGGTAAAAAAATATTTCAATAAACCGATGTTTTTCGTCGGCTTGGCTACTGTATTCTGTATTCAAGGCATAGCTCAGTCTCGACTTTTTCTTCCACCGGCTTTACCAACTGTTGAACTTGCAAAAGCACAAATTAATGATATAGAGTATGTTTATCCGTCTCCTCTAAGTGCGCTCTGTTGGGGAAGTCAGTTACCTTGTACGCTTGGGCCTATTCCCATAAATATTCAACTTCGTGATCCTTCTAAAGGTATTAGCGCAGGTTTTGTTTATGTTAAAAAAGAATCTTAG